One genomic segment of Gadus chalcogrammus isolate NIFS_2021 chromosome 3, NIFS_Gcha_1.0, whole genome shotgun sequence includes these proteins:
- the ltv1 gene encoding protein LTV1 homolog: MPHKKKKSFIEKKAAVTFHLVHRSQRDPLAADEKAPQHVLLPVNKVEADKKKEEQRDFGVFFDDDYDYLQHLKEAVPTLEWVANEPAKSGIRPVDLRGNDQQEGDDDKEGEKKQQKGIAVSGINLPSSVFASEFEEEVGMLNKAAPISGPRLDLDPDIVAALDEDFDYEDPDNVLDDDFILKANDPSGVEGDGDDDEWEDTDSEDGDVNSEGGLSGEGRGPGEFLFMDEETKSRFTEYSLTSSVMRRNEQLSLLDDRFEKFYEQFDDDEIGALDNAELEGYIEPDSARLQDIVNEYFKHKATEYQKPDDLGPRGLPSLREEEEDDEEGQEMETLVIEAPAEKWDCETIISTYSNIYNRPKLIKEPPRTKPIRVSLKLGIPLDVLPTRGLTAKQTERMERINDSDLPRVSTQQRDKEESAEERKARKQAIKEERKERRTEKKANKVAFNREKVRQEKQILNVLTNIQGMKLS, translated from the exons CCTCACAAGAAGAAGAAATCGTTCATCGAGAAGAAGGCTGCTGTGACCTTTCACCTCGTCCACAGGAGTCAGAGGGATCCGTTGGCAGCAGACGAGAAGGCTCCGCAACATGTCCTCCTGCCCGTCAACAAG GTGGAGGCAgataagaagaaggaggagcagagggactTTGGGGTGTTCTTCGACGACGACTACGACTATCTCCAGCACCTGAAGGAGGCGGTGCCGACCTTAGAGTGGGTGGCCAATGAACCCGCTAAGTCAGGAATACGACCTGTTGACCTGAGGGGAAACGACCAGCAGGAGGGAGATGATgataaggagggagagaagaaacaACAAAAAGGCATTGCT GTGTCGGGTATCAATCTGCCCTCCTCAGTGTTTGCCTCAGAGTTCGAGGAAGAGGTTGGTATGCTGAACAAGGCGGCCCCTATATCCG GGCCGCGGCTCGACCTGGACCCCGACATCGTGGCGGCTCTGGACGAGGACTTTGACTACGAAGACCCCGACAATGTTCTTGACGACGACTTCATCCTGAAGGCCAACGACCCCAGTGGAGTGGA AGGGGACGGAGACGACGACGAGTGGGAGGACACAGACTCTGAGGACGGAGACGTCAACTCGGAGGGGGGTCTGTCTGGGGAGGGCCGCGGGCCGGGCGAGTTCCTCTTCATGGACGAGGAGACGAAGAGCCGCTTCACCGAGTACTCCCTGACCTCCTCCGTCATGAGACGCAACGAGCAGCTCTCCCTGCTGGATGACCGCTTTGAGAAG tTTTACGAGCAGTTTGACGACGATGAGATCGGTGCCCTGGATAACGCAGAGTTGGAGGGCTACATCGAGCCGGACAGCGCCCGCCTGCAGGACATCGTCAACGAGTACTTCAAGCACAAAGCGACGGA GTACCAGAAACCAGACGACCTGGGTCCTAGGGGCCTCCCCTCcctgagagaggaggaagaggacgatgaAGAGGGGCAGGAGATGGAGACCCTCGTCATCGAAGCCCCCGCCGAGAAGTGGGACTGTGAGACAATCATCA GTACATATTCAAACATATACAACCGACCCAAACTCATCAAAGAGCCGCCCCGG accaaGCCCATCAGGGTGTCTTTGAAGCTGGGCATCCCCCTGGATGTGCTGCCCACCCGGGGCCTCACGGCTAAGCAGACTGAGCGCATGGAGCGCATCAACGACTCAGACCTGCCGCGGGTCTCCACCCAGCagcgcgacaaggaggagagcgCAGAGGAGCGCAAGGCGCGCAAGCAGGCCATCAAGGAGGAGCGCAAG GAAAGGAGAACGGAGAAGAAGGCCAACAAGGTGGCCTTCAACCGGGAGAAGGTCCGACAGGAGAAACAGATCTTGAACGTTCTAACAAACATCCAGGGCATGAAGCTGTCCTAG